From Apium graveolens cultivar Ventura chromosome 9, ASM990537v1, whole genome shotgun sequence, the proteins below share one genomic window:
- the LOC141684140 gene encoding homeobox-leucine zipper protein MERISTEM L1-like: MDTQDISSLELNLNLEVQTGSASASEPSTPVFKSPVLTNDHYSSSSNIGNAQSPLYLGRAIRATYLLMQVMVNAEPYKTRIYDLTVAAAEELAQKACTLAPLWTFDEEKETQTLNVPEYKRRFESLDSTLEEVIRLLSVREPTELSSELSKNAKLINGHQPDFKTEASRETEIVPMNPINIVDVFIDVEQWSLVFCDIVSEVSVVGVLSNGEGLGNPNGALQVLKAEFHVASPLLKTREIYFARYCKQMTVANTWVVVDVSLESIFPDMVTKCQRKPSGCLIQGLENGFSKVTWIEHNEVNYSYVPTMFRKLVSSGFAFRAKRWIATLHRQCERLKLLLEDNSDGRKSLLQLSQRISRSYNEAVRGSTDNHWQPLPTTNGENILVKTSFNVDNPGHPHGVIMTVATSLKLPVPPIDVFEFLNSGSNRSKWDILSHECATQDLAYFATGREASSRVSLVAVEPRLNKTLKFYLQESYTDATGYYMVYAPVDDKSLKALLKGGSSTEVAVLGSGFTVLPENPVEPTTGTGGSILTILFQITDENLSSPEYLPPQIVATLHNLIAGTLSLIQGSV; the protein is encoded by the exons ATGGACACACAAGATATTTCAAGTTTAGAACTCAATCTTAACCTAGAG GTTCAAACTGGTTCAGCGTCTGCTTCAGAACCTAGTACACCAGTTTTCAAATCCCCAGTTCTAACAAATGATCATTATTCATCATCATCGAATATTGGAAATGCACAATCACCGTTATATTTGGGGAGAGCAATCCGAGCAACATACCTTCTTATGCAAGTTATGGTAAATGCTGAACCTTATAAAACCAGGATTTATGATCTAACTGTTGCAGCTGCTGAGGAACTTGCACAAAAGGCCTGCACTTTAGCGCCCTTGTGGACTTTTGACGAGGAGAAAGAAACTCAGACATTAAATGTTCCCGAGTATAAACGCAGATTTGAATCTCTTGATTCAACTCTAGAGGAAGTCATAAGATTGTTGTCAGTCAGAGAGCCAACCGAGTTATCATCAGAGCTTTCCAAAAATGCTAAATTAATAAATGGACACCAACCTGATTTTAAAACTGAAGCCTCTCGAGAGACAGAAATTGTGCCAATGAACCCCATAAACATTGTTGATGTTTTTATTGATGTG GAACAATGGTCACTTGTCTTCTGTGATATTGTCTCAGAAGTCTCGGTTGTTGGAGTACTGTCAAATGGAGAGGGGTTGGGAAATCCTAATGGAGCCTTGCAAGTG TTAAAAGCGGAATTTCATGTTGCCTCACCCCTGCTTAAGACTAGGGAAATATATTTTGCAAGATACTGTAAACAAATGACTGTTGCGAATACATGGGTAGTGGTGGATGTTTCCTTGGAAAGTATATTTCCCGATATGGTGACAAAGTGTCAACGAAAACCTTCAGGTTGCTTAATCCAAGGCCTTGAAAATGGATTTTCCAAG GTTACATGGATTGAGCATAATGAAGTTAATTACAGTTATGTTCCTACCATGTTCAGAAAACTAGTTTCTTCAGGCTTTGCATTCCGTGCAAAACGTTGGATAGCTACATTGCATAGGCAGTGTGAGAGACTCAAATTACTCCTGGAGGACAACAGTG ATGGAAGGAAGAGCTTACTGCAACTCTCTCAGAGAATAAGTAGAAGTTACAATGAGGCTGTGAGAGGTTCAACGGACAACCATTGGCAACCATTGCCAACTACGAATGGTGAAAACATACTAGTAAAGACAAGCTTTAATGTAGATAATCCAGGGCATCCTCATGGCGTCATCATGACTGTTGCAACATCTTTGAAACTACCAGTCCCACCAATTGATGTTTTTGAATTTCTTAACTCTGGGAGTAACCGCAGCAAG TGGGATATCCTCTCTCATGAGTGTGCAACTCAAGATCTAGCATACTTTGCCACTGGCCGTGAGGCATCAAGTCGCGTTTCCCTGGTAGCAGTTGAG CCTCGGCTAAATAAAACGCTTAAGTTTTACCTGCAAGAGAGCTACACGGATGCGACAGGATATTACATGGTTTACGCACCAGTAGATGATAAATCATTGAAAGCACTGCTCAAGGGTGGGAGCTCCACAGAAGTGGCGGTACTGGGATCTGGATTTACCGTCCTCCCTGAGAATCCAGTAGAACCGACAACGGGAACTGGTGGAAGTATATTAACTATACTGTTTCAGATTACAGATGAAAATTTATCTTCGCCAGAATATCTTCCACCTCAGATAGTGGCTACACTGCACAATCTCATCGCTGGAACACTTTCTTTGATTCAAGGATCAGTTTAG
- the LOC141684141 gene encoding uncharacterized protein LOC141684141 isoform X2, producing the protein MVEQDKEYDIHLRTLSSNARDSSFNADPASDPSLLISVKKLYLLCKSEQSEDLIARVYPQFNRIFQRSLASISQSQTSNGLLLLAVLQFFLDFGEIVLHDADPSLRAFFRSCLSREFADYVVAEATLDFLNANKIKLSSSFPSILPQFFPLLLKLIAWNGEKLEKAFLKIFPGLISPGSFLPLSPSIVDLPILVVALEKVERGSGSLIGSGIASIQKSTAPEMLLALMDEAYTGSVGDGGADSESEDSNTMASGDPLFIEILKDENDGLAERHWTSPGMMNATLQTATSSPHSDRLKQALKIAPRLLDVYFAIALHDVDNSLLCALIPLLMARNSVLFPDKIFSYEVQKRLLEFMLAAFHRNPDFIALLKKPIVDKLGEAYDSPAKMELALQLCWAIGEHGGGGVSHKDGARELFESLELLLYENLSSSNSKACNIPSRLTAKGTSITRQGCSFPYIRCEGLAACS; encoded by the exons ATGGTGGAACaagacaaagagtatgatattcACCTCAGAACCTTATCTTCAAATGCTCGTGACTCCAGTTTCAACGCCGATCCTGCTTCCGATCCTTCTCTTCTCATTTCG GTGAAGAAACTTTACCTGCTGTGTAAATCTGAGCAGTCTGAGGATTTAATTGCTAGGGTTTATCCGCAGTTTAATCGAATTTTCCAGCGTTCCTTGGCTTCTATTTCTCAATCTCAAACCTCTAATGGCTTGCTTTTACTG GCTGTTCTCCAGTTTTTTCTTGATTTTGGGGAGATAGTGCTCCATGATGCTGATCCTAGTCTGAGGGCATTTTTCCGTTCATGCTTGAGCCG TGAGTTTGCAGACTATGTTGTTGCAGAAGCAACTCTTGATTTTCTGAATGCAAATAAGATAAAATTATCCTCTTCTTTTCCCTCTATACTTCCTCAG TTTTTTCCATTACTGCTGAAGCTGATTGCCTGGAACGGAGAGAA ATTAGAAAAAGCATTTCTGAAGATATTTCCAGGGTTGATATCTCCAGGATCATTTCTTCCATTATCCCCATCAATTGTTGATTTACCAA TTTTGGTTGTGGCACTGGAAAAAGTGGAACGCGGCTCTGGGTCTCTCATTGGTAGTGGCATAGCCTCAATTCAGAAGAGTACTGCTCCAGAG ATGCTGCTGGCTCTTATGGATGAAGCGTATACTGGATCTGTAGGCGATGGAGGTGCTGATTCTGAGTCCGAGGATAGCAATACGATGGCTTCCGGGGATCCACTATTTATTGAGATTTTAAAGGATGAGAACGATGGTCTTGCA GAACGACATTGGACTTCTCCTGGGATGATGAATGCAACACTTCAGACTGCAACTAGTAGCCCTCATTCTGATAGACTAAAGCAAGCTCTAAAAATTGCACCTCGACTTCTAGATGTGTATTTTGCCATCGCATTGCATGATGTTGATAACT CTCTGTTGTGCGCGTTGATTCCGTTACTTATGGCAAGAAATTCTGTACTTTTTCCAGACAAAATTTTCTCGTATGAG GTTCAAAAGAGGCTCCTAGAGTTTATGCTTGCTGCATTTCATCGAAATCCTGATTTCATAGCATTACTGAAG AAGCCAATAGTAGACAAGCTTGGAGAAGCTTATGATAGTCCTGCTAAG ATGGAGTTGGCACTGCAGTTATGTTGGGCAATTGGTGAGCACGGAGGTGGTGGTGTTTCTCACAAAGATGGAGCTCGTGAACTTTTTGAGAGTTTGGAACTGCTTTTGTATGAAAATCTTTCATCAAG CAATAGCAAAGCTTGCAACATACCATCCCGACTTACTGCCAAGGGCACGAGTATCACTCGCCAAG GTTGCTCGTTCCCGTATATCAGATGCGAGGGTCTGGCAGCGTGCTCGTGA
- the LOC141684141 gene encoding uncharacterized protein LOC141684141 isoform X1 — protein MVEQDKEYDIHLRTLSSNARDSSFNADPASDPSLLISVKKLYLLCKSEQSEDLIARVYPQFNRIFQRSLASISQSQTSNGLLLLAVLQFFLDFGEIVLHDADPSLRAFFRSCLSREFADYVVAEATLDFLNANKIKLSSSFPSILPQFFPLLLKLIAWNGEKLEKAFLKIFPGLISPGSFLPLSPSIVDLPILVVALEKVERGSGSLIGSGIASIQKSTAPEMLLALMDEAYTGSVGDGGADSESEDSNTMASGDPLFIEILKDENDGLAERHWTSPGMMNATLQTATSSPHSDRLKQALKIAPRLLDVYFAIALHDVDNSLLCALIPLLMARNSVLFPDKIFSYEVQKRLLEFMLAAFHRNPDFIALLKKPIVDKLGEAYDSPAKMELALQLCWAIGEHGGGGVSHKDGARELFESLELLLYENLSSSRLGLRESAFGSSNSTTLRKSSQSRLLSFVVTAIAKLATYHPDLLPRARVSLAKVARSRISDARVWQRARDYLGLMSEPAICLSVLGPSRPSSGHMLCPGVVNWSEGGTKMVAHIPFYVLGEQDGPPFHDFSMEDILPRERKE, from the exons ATGGTGGAACaagacaaagagtatgatattcACCTCAGAACCTTATCTTCAAATGCTCGTGACTCCAGTTTCAACGCCGATCCTGCTTCCGATCCTTCTCTTCTCATTTCG GTGAAGAAACTTTACCTGCTGTGTAAATCTGAGCAGTCTGAGGATTTAATTGCTAGGGTTTATCCGCAGTTTAATCGAATTTTCCAGCGTTCCTTGGCTTCTATTTCTCAATCTCAAACCTCTAATGGCTTGCTTTTACTG GCTGTTCTCCAGTTTTTTCTTGATTTTGGGGAGATAGTGCTCCATGATGCTGATCCTAGTCTGAGGGCATTTTTCCGTTCATGCTTGAGCCG TGAGTTTGCAGACTATGTTGTTGCAGAAGCAACTCTTGATTTTCTGAATGCAAATAAGATAAAATTATCCTCTTCTTTTCCCTCTATACTTCCTCAG TTTTTTCCATTACTGCTGAAGCTGATTGCCTGGAACGGAGAGAA ATTAGAAAAAGCATTTCTGAAGATATTTCCAGGGTTGATATCTCCAGGATCATTTCTTCCATTATCCCCATCAATTGTTGATTTACCAA TTTTGGTTGTGGCACTGGAAAAAGTGGAACGCGGCTCTGGGTCTCTCATTGGTAGTGGCATAGCCTCAATTCAGAAGAGTACTGCTCCAGAG ATGCTGCTGGCTCTTATGGATGAAGCGTATACTGGATCTGTAGGCGATGGAGGTGCTGATTCTGAGTCCGAGGATAGCAATACGATGGCTTCCGGGGATCCACTATTTATTGAGATTTTAAAGGATGAGAACGATGGTCTTGCA GAACGACATTGGACTTCTCCTGGGATGATGAATGCAACACTTCAGACTGCAACTAGTAGCCCTCATTCTGATAGACTAAAGCAAGCTCTAAAAATTGCACCTCGACTTCTAGATGTGTATTTTGCCATCGCATTGCATGATGTTGATAACT CTCTGTTGTGCGCGTTGATTCCGTTACTTATGGCAAGAAATTCTGTACTTTTTCCAGACAAAATTTTCTCGTATGAG GTTCAAAAGAGGCTCCTAGAGTTTATGCTTGCTGCATTTCATCGAAATCCTGATTTCATAGCATTACTGAAG AAGCCAATAGTAGACAAGCTTGGAGAAGCTTATGATAGTCCTGCTAAG ATGGAGTTGGCACTGCAGTTATGTTGGGCAATTGGTGAGCACGGAGGTGGTGGTGTTTCTCACAAAGATGGAGCTCGTGAACTTTTTGAGAGTTTGGAACTGCTTTTGTATGAAAATCTTTCATCAAG TCGTCTTGGTCTAAGGGAGTCGGCTTTTGGTTCTAGTAATTCCACAACCCTAAGGAAATCGTCACAGTCAAGGCTGCTATCTTTTGTTGTGACAGCAATAGCAAAGCTTGCAACATACCATCCCGACTTACTGCCAAGGGCACGAGTATCACTCGCCAAG GTTGCTCGTTCCCGTATATCAGATGCGAGGGTCTGGCAGCGTGCTCGTGATTATTTGGGTCTGATGAGTGAACCTGCAATATGTTTGTCTGTGTTGGGTCCTTCAAGACCTTCAAGTGGGCACATGCTGTGTCCGGGTGTTGTCAACTGGAGTGAAGGAGGCACAAAAATGGTGGCTCATATTCCTTTCTACGTTCTTGGTGAACAAGAtg GTCCTCCCTTCCATGATTTTTCTATGGAAGACATACTTCCCAGAGAACGGAAGGAGTGA